The following are encoded together in the Ignavibacteriales bacterium genome:
- a CDS encoding efflux RND transporter periplasmic adaptor subunit — protein MANGKTKKSRKKLFIFGGIGLLLIILIVIAFVGGGKDEIISVQTEKVIKRDITQTVAATGKINSEFKVVITPEVTGEIISLPVKEGDRVKKGDLLIKIKGDQYSAQKERLEAMLESAKANLAQSKAELDRMTLEYNRVKELNAKGLASDSELENAKSNFLSLQAAYEGAQANVNSNQASLKEIVDQLNKTTIRAPMDGVVTQLNVELGERVFGAGYSMGTDIMTISDLNNMEATVDVDENDVVIISLGDTANIKVDAFGDKVFKGLVTEIGNSAQTSGLGTQDQVVNFAVKIKLLELDPSLRPGMSCNADIETETKSNVVSVPIQCVTARGDFSPAPEGDSGSEDEPVVTTKKSDDKKIKEIVFLIKNGKAKSVEVETGISDDNYIEIKSGLSGDEEVVTGSYRAISRELNDDVVVRVENKSNSTEKK, from the coding sequence ATGGCAAATGGAAAAACTAAAAAGTCGCGTAAAAAATTATTTATCTTCGGAGGCATAGGACTTCTTCTCATAATTCTTATCGTAATTGCATTTGTAGGCGGCGGTAAAGATGAAATAATTTCTGTCCAGACTGAAAAAGTTATAAAACGGGACATTACTCAAACAGTAGCGGCGACAGGTAAAATCAATTCTGAATTTAAAGTTGTAATCACTCCGGAAGTGACCGGTGAAATTATTTCTTTACCGGTGAAGGAAGGGGATAGAGTAAAGAAAGGCGATCTGCTGATAAAAATAAAAGGTGATCAGTACAGTGCACAAAAAGAAAGATTAGAAGCAATGCTCGAATCAGCAAAGGCAAATTTAGCTCAAAGCAAAGCTGAACTGGACAGAATGACTCTTGAATATAATCGTGTAAAAGAACTTAATGCAAAAGGATTAGCAAGTGATTCGGAGCTTGAAAACGCAAAAAGTAATTTTCTTTCATTACAAGCTGCTTATGAAGGCGCTCAGGCAAACGTAAATTCTAATCAGGCGTCGTTGAAAGAAATTGTTGATCAGTTGAATAAAACTACTATACGTGCCCCAATGGATGGGGTAGTTACTCAATTGAATGTTGAACTTGGTGAAAGAGTTTTTGGTGCTGGATACAGCATGGGTACTGATATTATGACTATCTCTGATCTGAACAATATGGAAGCAACAGTTGATGTTGATGAAAATGATGTGGTGATAATTTCCTTAGGCGATACAGCAAATATTAAAGTTGACGCCTTTGGAGATAAAGTGTTTAAAGGATTGGTTACTGAAATTGGTAATAGTGCACAAACATCAGGGTTGGGGACTCAAGACCAGGTTGTGAACTTTGCTGTTAAAATCAAACTGCTCGAATTAGATCCTTCACTCCGCCCGGGAATGTCGTGTAATGCTGACATTGAGACTGAAACAAAGTCGAATGTTGTCAGCGTTCCAATTCAATGCGTTACGGCTCGTGGAGATTTTAGTCCAGCTCCTGAAGGTGATAGCGGAAGCGAAGATGAACCGGTTGTTACAACAAAGAAAAGTGATGATAAAAAAATTAAGGAAATTGTATTTCTAATAAAAAATGGGAAAGCCAAATCGGTTGAAGTTGAAACTGGAATCAGCGACGACAACTATATTGAGATTAAATCTGGTCTTTCCGGTGATGAAGAAGTTGTAACAGGAAGTTACAGAGCGATTTCTAGAGAATTAAATGATGACGTTGTTGTTCGGGTTGAAAATAAAAGCAACTCAACAGAGAAAAAATAA
- a CDS encoding ABC transporter ATP-binding protein: MINIEHIARVYQVGSEEVRALSDVSLRIDKNEYVAIMGPSGSGKSTLMNLLGCLDTPSSGKYDFNGLSVSEMSDNELARIRNKEIGFVFQTFNLLARSNALHNVELPLIYAGVSSSERKERAMQTLIDVGLKDRIYHKPNELSGGQRQRVAIARALVTRPSIILADEPTGNLDSKTGEEIMLLFHEIHEKGNTIILVTHEEYIAEHAARIIRLKDGLVEKDELVKNRFIPTAKASNN, from the coding sequence ATTATTAACATAGAACATATTGCTCGCGTTTATCAGGTTGGCTCGGAAGAAGTGCGTGCACTCAGTGATGTTTCATTACGCATTGATAAAAATGAATACGTTGCAATTATGGGCCCTTCCGGCTCGGGCAAATCAACATTGATGAACTTGCTCGGCTGCCTTGACACCCCTTCCTCTGGTAAATATGATTTCAACGGGCTTAGTGTAAGTGAAATGAGTGATAATGAACTCGCAAGGATCAGGAATAAAGAAATAGGATTTGTCTTTCAAACTTTTAATCTGCTGGCAAGATCAAACGCGCTGCACAATGTGGAACTGCCGCTCATCTATGCCGGAGTTTCTTCATCTGAAAGAAAAGAAAGAGCGATGCAGACACTAATTGATGTAGGATTAAAGGATAGGATTTATCACAAGCCAAATGAATTATCAGGCGGACAAAGGCAAAGAGTCGCAATTGCAAGAGCACTCGTCACCCGTCCTTCAATTATTCTTGCCGATGAACCAACAGGAAATCTCGATTCTAAAACCGGAGAAGAGATTATGCTCTTATTTCATGAAATACACGAAAAAGGTAATACAATTATTCTTGTTACTCACGAAGAATACATTGCCGAACATGCAGCCAGGATTATTAGACTCAAAGATGGTCTTGTTGAAAAAGATGAATTAGTTAAAAATAGATTTATACCAACGGCTAAAGCATCCAATAATTAA
- a CDS encoding ABC transporter permease, with product MSNFLFELKEGLLIALRAIRSNKVRAILTMLGIFIGITVVVLMSTAIKGIDNSFQNGISALGSDVLYIDKWAWFGNVDWWKLRNRKNLDMDDFQKFKEMANLPLAVAPVLNTQQTIKFGDRRVESANCNGSNADYVMTTNFSFAQGRFYSDIESEGSRNVAVIGSEIAKTLFPLGDALDKTIKVGAQNFKVVGVLTEQGSFILGPWNPDNQVFVPIGTIFKYFMNETFGSITINVRAQNPAMLEETKAEAEGIMRKLRGLKYSEENDFSINQQEGLVDNYNQVVGVIQIAGLFITGLSLFVGAIGIMNIMFVSVKERTKEIGIRKAIGAKRRTILFQFLLESSVICLVGGLAGLIAAVLLSMLVDQFIPTSIQYDAVILAIFVSLLTGIISGLAPAYTAAKLDPVEALRYE from the coding sequence ATGTCAAATTTTTTATTTGAATTAAAAGAAGGATTATTGATTGCGCTTCGTGCAATTCGTTCGAATAAAGTTAGGGCAATTCTTACGATGCTCGGAATATTTATCGGGATCACTGTAGTAGTGTTAATGTCAACCGCCATTAAAGGCATTGATAATTCATTCCAAAATGGAATCAGCGCTTTAGGTTCAGACGTTCTTTACATTGATAAATGGGCGTGGTTTGGAAATGTTGATTGGTGGAAACTTCGCAACAGAAAAAATCTTGACATGGACGACTTCCAAAAATTTAAAGAAATGGCTAACCTCCCCCTGGCAGTTGCACCTGTGCTCAATACACAACAAACAATTAAATTTGGGGATAGAAGAGTTGAATCAGCAAACTGCAATGGTTCAAATGCTGATTATGTTATGACGACTAATTTCTCTTTTGCTCAAGGCAGATTTTATTCTGATATAGAAAGTGAAGGATCAAGAAATGTGGCTGTGATCGGAAGTGAAATTGCAAAGACTCTCTTCCCACTTGGTGATGCACTGGATAAAACCATTAAAGTTGGAGCGCAAAATTTTAAAGTTGTTGGTGTTCTGACTGAACAAGGTAGTTTTATTCTTGGTCCATGGAATCCGGACAATCAAGTCTTTGTACCAATAGGAACAATTTTCAAATATTTTATGAATGAAACTTTTGGCTCGATAACAATTAATGTCCGTGCACAAAACCCGGCAATGCTTGAAGAGACTAAAGCAGAAGCCGAAGGCATTATGAGAAAATTAAGGGGGCTAAAGTATAGTGAAGAAAATGATTTCTCAATCAATCAACAAGAAGGATTAGTTGATAATTACAATCAGGTGGTGGGGGTAATTCAGATAGCTGGATTGTTTATAACAGGACTTTCGTTATTTGTCGGTGCAATCGGAATAATGAACATCATGTTTGTTTCTGTGAAGGAGAGAACAAAAGAAATTGGTATACGTAAAGCCATCGGAGCCAAACGAAGAACCATTCTATTTCAGTTTTTGCTCGAATCTTCTGTAATATGTTTGGTCGGCGGGCTTGCCGGCTTAATTGCCGCAGTGCTTTTAAGCATGCTTGTTGATCAATTTATTCCTACTTCAATTCAGTATGACGCGGTCATCCTTGCAATATTTGTATCGCTGTTGACCGGAATAATTTCAGGCTTAGCTCCGGCTTATACAGCAGCAAAATTAGATCCTGTTGAAGCATTGAGGTATGAGTAA